TGTCTGGTGAGCCCTCTCTCCTTCAGTTGCAGACAGCTGCTTTCTCACTGAGTCTTCACACGGCCTTTTCTCCGTGCTCATGTGAAGAGAGAgctttctggtgtctcttcctcttcttataaacacACCCAATACTATTGGATtcgggccccacccttatgacttcatttagcCTTACTTACCTCCctgaaggccctatctccaaatacagtcacattgggcaTTATGGCTTCAACTTAAAagttttggaggacacaattcagtctataactttgattaaagatttaaatataaaaaaaccaTAAAAGTATTAGGAAAATAGGAGCAAATGTTTTTATAATATGAGTTTGGGAAGGCTAAGCATATCACAAAATCCATAGCTAATAAAGTAAAAGTCTTGactgcatttgaaaaaattctatATGGTAAAAATCTCCCAATCGACAAAGTAAGAAAAACATTTGCTATCTGAATAACAAAGGGTTAATTTCTCtaaatttaacttctctgaaaaaTCCATGAGAAAGATATGAAGAGACATCTACCTTCATAAATAGTATGAGAATTGTGCACAAAACAACACTGAGAttcactaaaaacaaaaagactgaGATCCAGACTATTGATGTTTTTAATCTTTGCTGAAATCCAGGATCGTCCATCCAACTGTGAAGTGAAGTGAGCAGTTGAGTGGAAACTGATATAATCTTCCGAAAGGGTAGTTTGGAACATGTATCAAAATGTTTATTGTGCATACTCTTTGACCCAGCATTCTCACTTCTAGGAATTACCCAAAGGAAACAATCTCATAAGTAATGAAGGACAGTAAGAATTTCTTCAGAGCACTATTATAATgtcaaaaaattacattttttgacTGTCCATCAATAGGGATTGGTTGAGTTTCATACAGGAAATGTTATACTATATTatcattaaaaacaataatgtacaTCCGTATGTACTGACAGAAAAAAGCATGTTCCAGAACGGCATGTGAAATTGTATGTACAAAGATGGATAGTAAGAtgtctgaaaagatgttcaccaaaATGTTATCTCCAAATGGCAGGGTTTCAGTTAATTTTTACTTCCATCTTTGTACTTTTCTTGGTAATTTTACAAACAAAAAAGGATTGTTATTATAAAGACAAAgctccttcaaaaataaaattcttcctaGGAATCACCTCCTCCACAGAGGTGCCACACCCCCCTGAGGACGCAGTTACTCACGCCTCCTCTGAACTTATTGTCATCTGTATAGCGTGAGGATGTttgaagagggaggagggtgccATTCGAGGGACCACATAGGGCAGCAAGCAGAAGAAGGAAGTCTTTCTGCTCTTTCCACATTGGAGCTCACCACCACACCATCAACTGAAGCAACTGTGTCAAACCCAGGagtttgtttttattactgtcAATTAAATTAAGCAGATTTCATTATCTGCATGTACACTATTCCTTTTTTATAGAATCTGTGTCTTCCTCCCTATTCCCGTAGGTACTAATAGCCAAATGCCAAATATGAccatatttttatgtaaacacagtgcataaaaatcataaattataTTCCAAATTTAAGTGTAAATTAGGTTGGGATTATCTTTACAACGTTTCCTCCATCAGCGTGGATAATCCAGAGCTGTTTAGTGGAGCCAAATGGTAAGTGTCTGGAAGTTGCTGAGACAGTCCACTGGGCATCAACCTTTGGCTCTTGCTTCACATTTGTATTTGAACCAgggttttttccttgtattttttcTAACAGATATGTCTTTAACACGTCTCACCCTTATTTTTTTCTAGCACTTCCTGAGACTTGGGGCAGTGCTGCCAGTTTGTGAATTCTTTTGAAAGAACAAAATGTGtttttatggttttgttttttcagaaaataaaacatgcacTGTTAAGTTTCTGAAGCCAAACCAGAAAATTCTGAAGCCAAACCAGAAAATTCTGAAGCCAGTCGTTGTTAAAACAGAAGACGAGTGAGACTCAAATATCATGGTGTTCCCTGTGGAAAATTTAAGAAGAGCAAAATTCGGGAGATCATTGTGTTCTGATAGGTCACTGACAGGCAACTAAAAGggatggtggggccggccccgtggcttagcggttaagtgcgtgcgctccgctgctggcggcccgggttcggatcccgggcgcgcattgactcacggcttctccggccatgctgaggccgcgtcccacatacatcaactagaaggatgtgcaactatgacatacgactatctactggggctttgggggaaaaaaataaataaataaaaattaaaaaaaaaaaaaagggatggtGAAGTACAGGGAAGGGTTGTAATTAAGACAATAAAGGATGTTGTGGTCAACGGAATGgcatttgtaaaagaaaataaatctaaagtGTGTCATGTGCCCCAGGCAGAGGTCTAGCAGCAGTGCCTGTAGATTGACCTTTTGATATGCGCAGTCTGAACTCTGTCCTCCCTGTCCTCACTCCATCTTCTGCTAGTTTAGCAAGTCAGGTTTAacccttttcttcattttctcatcCTCTCCCAGGGACCTTCATTGCTCTAGCCCAGACCTTTAGAAATTAAACCATTCAGATGGCAACTTTCTGCAATCAAATGtagaaataaattcaaagaaagGAGGATATGAGTGACAATTCTAGAACAGGtaacagagaaaaggagaaaaatctctgAATTAaatcaaaaaggagaaaaggagaagtaGAACAAGAGAGGTGCATTTGAGAGGATAGAACTCTTCCACTTCAGAGGGATGTTTTGGTTAGGGGCCCAGGGGCGTCAGATTGCCCTGATGATTTCTGAGAAACCTCTTCATGTCTATTTCTCAAACATCCTTTTTGCCCTTCGAGAAAGTATCCaaataaatacagtcatgtgtcgctcaacgacagggatacgttctgagaaactcATCATTAGGCagtttcgtcattgtgtgaacatcatagagtgcacttacacaaacctagatggtatagcctactacacacctaggctacatggtaccaatcttatgggaccatcatcatatatgtggtccatcattgactgaagcGTTGTTctatggtgcatgactgtatattatGACTATATATATGACTGTTATTAATGAAATAATAACACGCTGTGTGTATAACACAATCCATTATATCATTTAGCTACAAACCATCAGGTATCACCATTCCCATTTAGGGGAGTAGAAACTGAGTGCCGGAGTGTTTGCCTTGCCCCGGATGACACAGCTCATTAGTGCTGAGTGCAGCTTGGTCAGGGACGTTGTTTCTTGACTCACAACCCCGTGCTTCCTCTGTAAGAGATGCCGCTGGCTTTCTATAATCCCCCTTGAGCTAGAACCTACTTGTTATGTTCATTTTTCAGCTCCAGGTCCCAGAAACCTCTTGAGTGACTCACTAGTTTCTATCAccaaataaattacttttttggTGAACTTGCCAAATGATTGAATTAGGCCTTCCTTTGTGGAAAATCGGGATATGTCAAAACTGAGAGGTGGTCAGAGTCATACAAGACATGTACCAATGTGTTGAAAGTGTCTAGTGAAGTCAAGGGCCAGGGTAGATCTGGGTCTGTCATTCTAAACAAGCTAAGAGAGGGCCTTGCTGTTCTGGTGGTGAAGGCCGTCTAATAACAGCTCTTACTTAGGTTAACTTGGAGATGTTAAAAGTCTCTTTCAAACATCATAGATTTACCTCTCAATGTGCAATCAACTtttgatgggggaaaaaaaaaaaacctttatgcTGATGATAGTAAACAGCAGCTAATCCGATATTATGGACATTTGACTTTAGAATTCAGAGAAGGATTCTGttgtattattcatttattcacatataTCTCCCACTCCCTCTCATTTCTTCCAGGTATAACCTTACCCATTCCCATATAGATGCTATCTGTGGCCTAGGACCCACCGGGTCGGCAGAAGCCTCTGCCCATACAGTTCATTTACTAACAATTGAGAATTGCCTATATTGATCTGGATCAATACAAAGTAGTTGCTGGGATCCACGGGAAAGAAGCTACATGTCTTAGTTGTGcggctataacagaataccaaagacagggtggcttaaacaacagaaactcgtTTCTCACAGTTTCataggctgggaagtccaagatcagggtccCAGTATGGTCATGTTCTAGTGAGGCTCTGTTCGTGGTTTACATGTAGCCCCCTTCTTGCTGTGACCTCACATGGCGAAAAGAAAGATCATGTCTttcgtgtctcttcttataagggccctAATCCCTTTCTTGAGGGTtccaccctcgtgacctaatTACTTCCAAAAGTCCCCACCTCCACATACCATTACATTGGAtatttgggcttcaacatatgaatttgagggggacacaaacattcagttcatagtATCGTAATATGGAAGTATCTAGAGACTGCTCTTAGGAACTGGTGGGTTGATCTCAAATGCTTCCcaatgttgaaagaaagaaaagaaaattcacaagAACAGGTTTCGCCCTGCGGTGTTTGCTCCGAATTTAGAGATGAGGCATAGAGCTGTAATGTAGTGAGGGGCCACTAGAGATAACTGGCATATAATTTCTTCTATTGGAGTGTGCACCAAGTTTGACCTTGTAAAATATACTATTGCACGGTGGGGGCTGCAACCGGTCTGTGCTCTTGACATAATCCTGCTTTGTTTTCTTGGGGTGGAGGCAGGAGCATGCAGAGCCACCAAAGATGCTTGTAATTGATTCCAAGTAGTATTGTTAAGTAGACTGGGATTGCTGAGAGATAGATGTGAGGCACTTTACTTGAGATGCAAAAGATAAATGCAGTGGGTGTCACAGCCAGAATAGTAATTATGTCATCTGTCTTGTCGTGGAGTGTGACTATAGTAATTGCAACATTTTCTCCCATCATTGAAGCTTGTTATTATAGTGCAACTAACGGGATTATGTGCTAACTTGGGCTATTGTAATCACCTCTTTTACTCTGAAATGTAATGGTAAAATTCCACAGTTGTTCCCAGGCTGCCGATTCTTTTCAACATCTGTTATCTTGTAACGCTTAACAGTTCAATActaaagagaggaggaagagatgctcTGGGCATTTCATAACAGAAGACTTTAGGTAAAGCAGACTTTAGGCTTGATGAGAAAGCATAAACAGTAAGGGAGTTTTAAATTTCCAATCAGAATAaaaatttctctttgaaagcAAATCGTCTATTTTATGTTTCAAAGATGGCAGATGTTTTATGAGATTTAGCAATGTGTGCAACTCATATTATATGCATTGTAGGAAACTTTTGACTGTAAAAATCAGTCTAGAGCTAATTAAGAAAACTCTCCCACTCAACCTAAGGAGCCAGTTTAGGTTAATTAATGCCTGGATACTAAGCTGTGTGTCAGGTTGTCACCTTTCATGTGTAAGGCTCATTAagatgttcatttatttatatatttatcttttcagaTCATGTTACAACAAACTTCAAGAGTTATCCAAGAGACTTTGGTTATACAGGAATAAGGGGACACTGGACACGATGTGAAATAAGGGGGCTGATGGCTAAGGAGGAAAACTCCCTTGATTCTTTTGTTGTAAGATGATCTACACTCTCTTAAGCTATCCTCCACAGAGTTGTTTCAATAATCTGAGTGCATCTAGGAAATTAATATTGCATGGAACCAACCCAGATCCACACATTTGGTCTTAAACCGGGCACTTATTTCTTGGCACTAATGCCAACTTCATTACGACTTCATTCCTGTTGTACACGTGCACGGACAGGACTCTGCAATCCAGGAGTGTAGTGTTAACTAAGCAAATGCATCTGTGAtcgtaaaacaacaacaacaaaaggaggCAGTCTAAGAACAGCTTGTTTTCTTGAAAGAAAGTTGTGGCATCAAGTGAAGTATCACCTTCGGAGGTGATACCAAAATCCCTAGATTAGACCTGCTTAGAACTATGAAGGCCAGACATTAACAGCATAGTTGTTAGAACGTCATAGACGCGGGGCTGTGAGGGAAGTAGATACATTGATGTGAGATAGGAGTGTGGCCCAGCCCCATCATTCCTCCACTGGGCCGTCCCCCAAAGCCGCATTTTTTGAGTCCCCTCCTCCAGTCCCTCGGCCTGATAAACTGGATGATGGTGCAGCAGCCCCAGTGAAGCGCCCCCTTGCGGTTGCCCTCAGGAAATTAAACTAGTCAAATGTACTCACCACGGATGTGGACAAGCCTGTGAACAAGTAAATTGATCAAGGGGAAGGAAGCTGTAATTATAATTTAGCAAGCCAACTTCAGACCAGCTGGATCATGCTGttaaaaggtaaactgaggcatggTAAAATTTTTTCAAGAGTTCATTTGAGCATACATCGATTTGAATTGGGCAGTGCCAAACCAAAGATGGTTAGGAGCGCTCCGCTGACAGGAGCAAGGGGAGAGGATTTTATAGAGAAGATGctaaagcaaagcaaggaaattatttggtTATAGCTTAATCGTTGCCTTCTTTGGGGAAGCCTAGTTGGCTGTCTGTGATTGGTTGCTCTCAGGTTTCACTTTCTCCAGTTCCAGTGCATTGCCTCTGGCTTAGGTTTGGGTTAGCTTACCTATGCTACCAAGACCTTAGAGCCACCTCAGTTTAATGGCCTCCTGGTTTAATTACTTTTAAGGGTGTGTAGGTCACAGCCTAGAGGGAGGAGAGTCTTAGAGATGACATTGGCAGAGTCTATCCAAGCTCTTCCCAGGGCGGGGGGAGAGGAAGCAAGTCCCAGCTGAGGAGACTTAGCTGTTAGGCTTTTCTTGGCAAGACTTTCcctagattaaatgaaataacctaAGAAACTTTGGGGGCAagactcttctccttctggccaTGTGAGTTCCCTGGTAGCTGATCTACAAGAAGAGAGTGTGCTGGCCTGGCAGACGAGAACGTTCCAGTCCACTTGACAGTTACAGTTTTCGTCATCAATTAATCAGGCAGCTGCTGTAGCGTATAGATTCTGTGACCAGACTGCTTTACCTTCAATTCTGGCCTTCTCTCTTACTagaatgtgaccttgggcaagtttcttcacTTTcatgcatcagtttcctcatctgtaaaatggctttAAGAATAGTATTTAGAAGACTTCAGTGAGGTAATACACATGATCgtgcatttagcacagtgccgggcacataataagcactcagtaaatgttagctattatcttTCTTATGGTTTTATATAGCCGTCTCTTGAACTTGTTTAATTTGGATCTGCCACAAGAGATGTCCACTCTTAGTATGCCAGAAAATTGTGCTTCTGGGCCCAGAAGGTGGGGGACCAGCCTCTGGATAAAGGGGGCAGGTTTACCAAGGTCACTGCCACCGTGTGGAACCGGGTGGGGCTGTCAGACAACcctgtctccttgcccctctccaTGGCCCTGCCATAGTGTGCAACTATTTTGTGGTGTTTTAGCACATACTGATTATTCTATTAACTTTATAATTTTTGAGTCTTCTCAGTTAGATATTCTAGAGGGCAAAAATCTTGCCTTATTCTTTCCCCTATATCCTCTCAATTAGCTAAAAGAGAGATTCAGTAAATACTTCCTGTATGAGATAATGAGGTTTATAGAGAATTCAGAACAAACAGAAGCACgtctaaaaaaaatgaaatagataggGAAAATGAAAACCTAGAAAACTAGAGCAGGGATGTTGGTCAGATAAGACATTCTTAGAGGAACTCTCTGGAAGAGCTCACTGGAGTCAGGGACTGAGACCCAGTGGAGCTGGGAGGGTGGGTGGCTATTAGAGGAGGAAGGGGGTTGATCTGGCACTACCACTCTTTTGTGTGTGCTAGCTGGGGCAGCGGCAAAGACCAGTTcgcagtggttgccagaggagccGCTAGATGAGTTCAGAGGTTGTCCTAACGTGGTGGCCATGGAGGAGACCCCATGCCTCTCTGGCATGAGGAGAAGCGTGGAGTGTAGAGGAGGGAGGTCATGACTGAGGCGGTCAGCGGGGAGCACTCGGCTTTGGTTCAGAAGGTGGAGCTAGCACACTGCAGGCAGGGCTCAGTCTCTCAGGCTCCATGCCCATGCACTGCTGTACTCTCTGTGTGATTCCAGGTCTCTTGTGTCTCCATTGCAGCTTTGTGGGCCTCAGAGTAGCTTCCCTGATCCTGCACTATAGTCCCTTGTGATGTCTTCATAGGTCTCCTGCAGACCTGCCCCTCCCGGGCCCATATATGCAGCCTCCGCCTAACCTGAGCGACTCTTGTACAGGTGTCCTGTAAACCGCTGCAAACTTCGGACACTCCCATTCAACCCAACATACATTTCTTTAGGATCTAAAATACTGGCCATGGTGCTATTATAGAGGTACAATTATAGACCATTTAGAGTAAAAGGGACTTTAGAGATATCTAACTCCtgaattttgcaaatgaggaaactgaagttcaaagaGGTTGAgttacttgcctaaggtcacgcaGCCAGCTGAGGGGCAGAATGGAACCGGGAGCCTGATGCTCATCGATACCCCTTTCTCCATTCCACAGTGCCGAAAATGTAGACTTTGTCAGGATTTAGCTTGACTCATCTGCTCAACTTCTTGTTGTTTTATTTGAGGGAAAAATTCATTATATATCTCAACTGGAATTATTTGTAGGATTCCAGCCACTGCTAAAATGGGTGAATCTGGCCtggaaatcagaagaaaaaatttctggaaatttttGGAAAATGGGCCAATTTTGAAAAACCTAGAGGGGATGTGTGTGGTTTGTATGCACTGGaggctttaaaacattttttcattcatttatcgaGTGTTTTTGTCATTCTGGAGAAAATTTAGACATTGAATGTACTAAAAGGATTTGACTTCCTTTGATTGCTATATACTTACCCCTGCCTATTGCCTCTAATAAACTCTTGCAGGGGGAACAACCTAATTGGCAGGATGAGTTAACTGCACAGGCCAATCATCTGCCAAGCACATGACACAGACCATGAGTGAAATGAGCTGGTAACTTCATCTTCCTCTTAGCAAATGCTTCTTGGCCCTCTACCCTCTCCCACCCAGCTCCTCTGGACTGAATTCCAGCTGCAGGAATTCCTGGACTTGAGCTAGGGGGATAGTTTGATGCACAGTTGCCGTATGTAAGCAGGCCTCAGATAAGCCTGGAAGGAAAATGGAGGGGAAAGAGCTTTCTGGTCAGGAGCAGCTTTCTCTACAGGGCAGTGGCCATTCCGAGTTAAACATGTGTGTTTATAATACATAGCTTATATATGTGCTATATATGATATGCTTATAATATGTGTTCTATTGAGGAGGATAAAGTGTCTCTCTCTGTTGTTCATGAGAGTGTATTGCAATAAAACAATAATGATAAATACAATCACACTGGCTTGGCCAGGGCCAGCATTCTGCTTTATTCGTCTAGAAATGGTTTAGTAGAGTAATTGTGAGGCCACTGGCCTGGAGCCTCCACTCATCACTCAGTTGAGAGTAGAACAAGGATGTCTGGACTTTATGCTGGCTTCCCATTCCTCTCTAGATGGTGATCTACCATCCTAGGGCAACATCTCTTCCCTCAGAAGCATATGTCAAAACCTGTCTCCTCAGGGTTTGCTCAGACTCTCTCTCCAGGCTGGGAATGGCCTTGTCGTTGGCCATGAACACAACACAGCCTGTCCTTGGGCTTGCCTGCTCTCCACATGGACGCCTCTGCATTGGACCCACTCAGAACTGGCCTTTAACCCCGCACCTGTGCTGTGTCGCCCGCAGGTCTCCCAGGCGGCAGCGGACCTCCTGGCCTACTGTGAAGCCCACGTGCGGGAAGACCCTCTCATCATACCAGTGCCTGCGTCAGAAAACCCCTTCCGAGAGAAGAAGTTCTTCTGTACCATTCTTTGACTCTGCTGGTTATGAAAATGGCTCCTCTTCTCTCAAGGAGTAAAATCCCTGGTAGAGACCCTGCATGCTCTTAGCTTTAGGGAGCTCCACCCACACCCATCCCTGCCCAACCGGGATCGCTGGGGCTTATCCGGTCTTTTCATTCATTGCATtcaatttcactttttcttttcattttcatgttaTTTTCCTTATTGGCAAAGCAAATAGACATTTTTGTAGCCAAATAACAAATGTgccaagtaaaaataaatatgtatttaagagtttaaattttttaaacatcaaTTCCAAAGTTTAAATATATCAAGTTAATACATTTCAGtggatatttgttgaaaagaaaaactgtacTTAACAATCCCCCATTCATGATAATTCAGTATCAAATTAGAGCATTTTGACCAACTGAAATATATGGGTAAAGTTTTCACCTCCCTCCCTGGAGAAGGCAGTTCTGAAAGTTCGCTATTTCCTGCTTTTCCATCATCCTACTAAAAAGGAAATAACCCACAGCGTCGGATGGTTTTCTCAATGTGTATCTTGCTGGGGCCATCCCAGGCCTCTGTTTCCCACTGATGGTCACTGACCACTTTGGAGGCAGTCCTCTTACCATGTAGCTGCTGGGTGGATATTGAAGCAAGCTTAACTGTAAGTGTCCACTGTGATAGCCATCTGTTTATGTGCTCCACCAGGGCCAGACAAGGGTACCCTCATCCCTCTCCCTACACCACCTCTTCCTGCTCCCTCCCATTCTGGCTCCTCCTTGGTAGTTCTGACATGGGCTCTGTTAATAAGGACCCATTCTGGGCACAGCACTGGGCCCTGTGGGGTTTCACAGGGTGGCCCCTGCCTCCGAGGAATGAGTCATCAGGGCAGGCAGCAGCTCGCTATGTGCCATCCTCTGATCTGAGCATTGCCACGTATTCacttatttaatcctccaacAATAAATAAATGCTGTGAACATATGTCTGTTTTaaagagagggaaactgaggcacaaaaaggtTATGTTGTTTCCCCAATGTTGTAGAGAGTAAGCAGGAAAACTGGGCCTCAGTGCAGGCAGTCTGGCCCAGAGCCCTCCCTGAACCCCTGAGCTGCGCTGCCTTCCAGGTCCCCCTGTTTGCAGGTAGGTAGACCTGCAAACAACCTGAACCACCTGCCGCTGAGCGCCGTCCCTGTGGTCTACTCGGCAGCTCATTTCCCATCTTCTCCAGGAGGAGCCCTGTTGGGCCCATATTCTGGCAGCTTATGGAAGATGGTCCGAGGATGCCCCAGTGGAAGGCTAGATAGCTCTTGGTTTTTCTGAGACAAACTTGCAGGCCCTGGCTAAAACAAACCCAGATCACCCCTGATGAAAGAAGAGAGTAAACCGTGGGGACAGAGAGCTCTTTGTGTAAGTTTGTTCTGTTCCGTTTGTTTGGAAACCCTCTCTCCCTGGCTCTGACGGCGGCTTGTGTGTGATATAGGGCGTCGTTGTGTGCCTGAAATGT
This genomic stretch from Diceros bicornis minor isolate mBicDic1 chromosome 6, mDicBic1.mat.cur, whole genome shotgun sequence harbors:
- the GNG4 gene encoding guanine nucleotide-binding protein G(I)/G(S)/G(O) subunit gamma-4; translation: MKEGMSNNSTTSISQARKAVEQLKMEACMDRVKVSQAAADLLAYCEAHVREDPLIIPVPASENPFREKKFFCTIL